AGTGCCTTTTTCACCTTCAGAACCGTCATCCGTGCTTATAAATAATTCCTTTGCAAAATTTCTAATCTCATCCTTCATTACTAGTTCATCTTTATTTCTTCCCCCATAAAATACATAGGCTTTTTTATCCAGCTTTTCAGCCAATGAAAAGATTGAAGCAACCCCTACTCCTCCAGCGATTAGCAAGGGAATTTGTTTTTCAGAAGGCAGAGGATAACCATTGCCCAATGGGCCGATAATGCTGATGTTTGTTCCTTCTCTCATCTTCTGAAGTTTTTCTGTGCCTTTGCCTTTAATCCTGTAAAGGAACTGCAGTTCATTATTAATTTTTCTGAATATGCTGAGCGGTCGTTTTAGCAGCGGGTCGTATGAGGAAGATACTTCAAGCATATAAAACTGTCCCGGGACCGGATTTTCCGAAGTGTCTTTTATATATAAAGCCAAAAGATTATTAGAGCCGTTAATGCGGCTGTTTTCTTTTATAGTAGCTGTAAGATATTTATTCAAAAGTTATCTCTAATATCTCGTATTCTATTGTTCTTGCTGGAGCCTTCATTACAGCTGTATCTCCAACTTCTTTGCCAAGCAATGCCCTTCCTACAGGAGAACTTATGGATATTTTACCTTTTTTAACATCTGCCTCGTCTACCCCAACAAGAACGAAAAAATATTCTTCTCCTGAATCTGTATCAAGCACCTTGACCTTTGCGCCAAAAGCAACTTTTGATTGATTGATCTT
This genomic window from Nitrospiraceae bacterium contains:
- a CDS encoding dihydroorotate dehydrogenase electron transfer subunit codes for the protein MNKYLTATIKENSRINGSNNLLALYIKDTSENPVPGQFYMLEVSSSYDPLLKRPLSIFRKINNELQFLYRIKGKGTEKLQKMREGTNISIIGPLGNGYPLPSEKQIPLLIAGGVGVASIFSLAEKLDKKAYVFYGGRNKDELVMKDEIRNFAKELFISTDDGSEGEKGTVIDILNKFLDSQGSMESLVIYVCGPLPMLRAVAEVAVNKKIAGYISAEENMACGIGACLGCVIKTKHNYKRVCREGPVFSIHEIIWE
- the greA gene encoding transcription elongation factor GreA, whose product is MTKRVPMTPEGHKKLQEELDRLIKADRPKNIKAIAEARAHGDLSENAEYHAAREKQSFMEGRIQELQAKLSAAEVIDPSKINQSKVAFGAKVKVLDTDSGEEYFFVLVGVDEADVKKGKISISSPVGRALLGKEVGDTAVMKAPARTIEYEILEITFE